In the genome of Bacillus sp. S3, one region contains:
- a CDS encoding beta-N-acetylhexosaminidase family protein, giving the protein MLVKRKALKSVVTACLVSGLLVPLDIPYIGKAKASETYEMTVSPIPKSVKQTDKGFPLNPKVGLVTETGTDPAAIAELKQALKKAGVTNVVESDIKNPKLQAPVIIWLGEFSDPDELQTIQQHTGIKDLEMTKEEGYIVASNHGTKEKKHIVISGHDGAGTYYGTQTFEQIIVEREGTDWIPEVEIKDWPTMPIRGSIEGFYGDPWSHEDRLRQLEFYGEHKMNSYIYAPKDDLYHREKWREPYPADKLAELAELIKTAQENHVTFTFAISPGNTITYSSEADLNALVNKAQAMWDLGVRSFALFLDDIDPNLRAPEDKAKFGSDPNPSAAAQAYLLNRFTEEFINTHEGAERLITVPTDYTGNGPSPYRVRFAELLDKDTVVMWTGQKVVSEQVTAEEAEEVHGVFKHDMLLWDNYPVNDYDRNSLFLGPVVGRDADLSEYGVLGLLANPMNEAEASKLPLFTVADYTWNPEAYDPADSWKRSIQAFGGQGAETLKTVAENMYSSPINTAESLTLTPLIDAFWKAYAAGDEGQAADQLIAEFKKFQQAPAKLQQEMDNKKFLQEMEPYLEKLSIYGKAGETAVQYVMAQKKGQTDQAAAYRNQLISLFNQSEQIPQKVGQGVIKPFLIKSALVVPPLELTLQPVIEQFWQAYDGEGGSQEAKQLIAEFNRLQQIPETIRKDIDNEAFLTAIDPYLRNLTVYGEAGEVAVQYLMAQKAGQTDEANSYKDRLKTAMMQAYQLPQEIGKEVIKPFLIKSMWRDLDVVDYRMLDGVNKSRGAGQLIQYTPAYGETTRTNPWGYEITVADGKVVKRGGNNSTIPKNGYVLSIHANDWLRDNTTIGTTMQIENGVVLVISPEKTN; this is encoded by the coding sequence ATGTTGGTAAAAAGAAAAGCATTAAAGTCCGTTGTTACAGCTTGTTTGGTATCCGGGTTATTGGTTCCCCTGGATATTCCCTACATAGGCAAAGCAAAGGCAAGTGAAACCTACGAAATGACTGTATCTCCTATCCCGAAATCGGTAAAGCAAACAGACAAAGGCTTTCCATTGAATCCCAAAGTAGGATTGGTTACAGAAACAGGAACCGATCCCGCTGCGATTGCCGAATTGAAGCAGGCCCTGAAGAAAGCAGGCGTTACCAATGTTGTAGAGAGTGATATTAAGAACCCTAAGCTCCAGGCGCCTGTTATTATTTGGCTGGGGGAATTCTCCGACCCAGACGAGCTGCAAACCATTCAGCAGCACACTGGCATTAAGGATTTAGAAATGACAAAAGAGGAGGGGTATATTGTCGCCTCTAATCACGGCACGAAGGAGAAGAAACATATTGTTATTTCCGGACATGATGGGGCAGGAACGTATTACGGGACGCAAACCTTCGAACAAATCATTGTCGAACGGGAAGGAACGGATTGGATTCCTGAAGTGGAAATTAAGGACTGGCCTACGATGCCAATCAGGGGTTCCATTGAAGGCTTCTATGGGGATCCATGGTCACATGAGGATCGCTTACGTCAGTTAGAATTTTACGGCGAGCATAAGATGAACAGCTATATTTATGCCCCCAAGGATGACCTATACCATCGGGAAAAATGGAGGGAACCGTATCCTGCAGATAAACTAGCTGAGCTTGCAGAACTCATCAAAACAGCGCAGGAAAACCATGTTACTTTTACGTTTGCCATTTCTCCGGGGAATACGATTACCTATTCCAGTGAGGCAGATCTAAATGCCTTGGTCAATAAGGCTCAAGCTATGTGGGATCTTGGAGTTAGATCGTTTGCCTTATTCCTCGACGATATTGACCCGAACCTCCGAGCCCCGGAAGACAAGGCAAAGTTTGGCAGCGATCCAAACCCTTCGGCAGCGGCACAGGCGTATCTATTAAATCGCTTTACAGAAGAATTTATCAATACCCATGAGGGGGCCGAGCGGTTGATCACGGTTCCGACGGATTATACAGGAAACGGGCCATCTCCTTACCGTGTCCGGTTTGCCGAATTACTCGACAAGGATACAGTTGTTATGTGGACTGGCCAAAAGGTAGTCTCCGAACAGGTCACTGCCGAAGAAGCTGAGGAGGTTCACGGAGTATTTAAACACGATATGTTATTATGGGACAATTATCCAGTAAATGATTATGACCGGAATAGCTTGTTCCTTGGTCCCGTTGTTGGCCGGGATGCTGATTTATCCGAGTATGGAGTCTTAGGACTATTAGCGAACCCAATGAATGAAGCAGAGGCTTCTAAGCTTCCGTTGTTCACGGTTGCCGACTATACGTGGAACCCGGAAGCCTATGACCCGGCTGATTCATGGAAACGCAGTATTCAAGCATTTGGCGGACAAGGTGCTGAAACGCTAAAAACCGTTGCCGAGAATATGTATTCTTCACCGATTAATACCGCGGAATCTCTTACCTTAACGCCCTTGATTGATGCGTTCTGGAAGGCCTATGCGGCCGGTGATGAGGGTCAAGCCGCAGACCAGTTAATCGCTGAATTCAAAAAGTTCCAACAGGCACCTGCTAAACTTCAGCAGGAAATGGATAATAAAAAGTTCCTTCAGGAAATGGAGCCTTATTTAGAAAAATTAAGCATCTATGGTAAGGCGGGGGAAACAGCCGTTCAATATGTGATGGCACAGAAAAAGGGCCAAACCGACCAGGCTGCTGCCTATCGGAACCAGTTGATTTCCTTGTTCAACCAATCTGAACAGATTCCGCAAAAGGTTGGACAAGGTGTCATCAAACCATTTTTAATTAAGAGTGCCTTGGTGGTACCGCCATTGGAACTTACGTTGCAGCCCGTTATTGAGCAGTTTTGGCAAGCGTATGATGGTGAGGGCGGCAGCCAAGAAGCCAAGCAGTTAATCGCTGAATTTAATAGACTGCAGCAAATTCCAGAAACCATTCGCAAAGACATTGATAATGAAGCATTTTTAACCGCCATTGATCCTTACCTGCGGAACCTTACTGTCTATGGGGAAGCAGGAGAGGTTGCGGTCCAGTATCTGATGGCACAGAAAGCTGGCCAGACTGATGAGGCCAATTCTTATAAAGATCGTTTAAAAACAGCCATGATGCAGGCGTATCAGCTTCCACAGGAAATTGGCAAAGAGGTTATTAAGCCGTTCTTAATCAAAAGCATGTGGAGAGACCTTGATGTGGTCGACTATCGAATGTTAGATGGGGTGAATAAATCTCGTGGAGCCGGTCAGTTGATTCAGTACACGCCGGCATATGGAGAGACAACCCGAACAAACCCATGGGGATATGAAATCACGGTAGCCGATGGGAAAGTTGTGAAAAGAGGGGGGAATAATTCTACCATCCCGAAAAACGGATATGTTCTAAGCATTCATGCAAATGACTGGCTGCGAGACAATACTACCATCGGCACGACCATGCAAATCGAAAACGGTGTCGTTCTGGTAATATCCCCGGAAAAGACAAACTAG
- a CDS encoding endo-beta-N-acetylglucosaminidase, which yields MIDLKKNHLLMAAFFGLCFILLWPNASLAKQPESSYWYPEQLLNWTPEKDPNAVFNRSQIPLAKREELYKVNDHAQSDAKVVALSALNPTTSGVPSQGGKDFYANTFSYWQYVDLMVYWAGSAGEGIIVPPSADVIDAAHKNGVPILGNVFFPPTVYGGKAEWVNQMLTQREDGTFPAADKLLEAANYYGFDGWFINQETEGGNVQTAIKMQEFLVYLQKHKPQDMQIMWYDSMTKDGRINWQNALTDKNSSFLQDGNKRVSDSMFLNFWWRDQQSSAAKAQELGRSPYDLFTGIDVEANGTNTTIPWQGIFPEGKAPLTSLGIYRPDWAFKTAETMEQFYQKENEFWVGKSGNPASTNENGTWKGMAHYFTAKTAVEELPFVTHFNTGSGKFFAVDGQTVSEQSWNNRSLQDLLPTWRWLKEGGQAVDVDFDWETSYYGGSSLKLSGAIDANNPTQIKLYKTNLPIQKDTEIALTYKTDLKKPNMKLGVSFTDNPDQFVFFDVKKQSHQQWMTDSFKLKKYSDKNIAAISLLVESDSGVKDFTTNIGEIKVYNKQEKHNRVQAPKQGKVSNTEFNKGIYADVALAWEPSNSDVSHYEIYRTLPNHEKEFVGATPNHVYYLSKLRRNGKESSTDLEIVAVNKEFKRSEPAAVTFDWPSYPKPKADFRADQTVAAPGDKIQFFDTSSEVTEAVEWHFEGGTPSVSNEKNPVVTYEKEGVYPVTLIAKNSEGESILTKEAMITISAAAKDIKNVALNKMAIASGQCAPSEAAQYALDGNVKSKWCALGDAPHWLKVDLGGQYSIAKFVIHHAQAGGEPGAFNTQAFRIEVSTDGENWTEAMKVTDNSAAVSEHSITLTNARFIRLWTDKPTQGGDQAARIYEFEVYGFPTK from the coding sequence ATGATTGATTTGAAAAAGAACCATTTGTTGATGGCTGCCTTTTTCGGCTTGTGTTTCATCCTGTTATGGCCAAATGCAAGTCTCGCTAAACAGCCGGAATCATCTTACTGGTATCCTGAACAACTATTAAACTGGACGCCGGAGAAGGATCCTAATGCTGTGTTTAACCGCAGCCAGATCCCATTAGCTAAACGGGAAGAGTTATACAAGGTCAATGACCACGCACAATCTGATGCGAAAGTAGTAGCTTTGTCTGCCTTAAACCCTACTACGAGCGGGGTGCCTTCTCAAGGTGGGAAGGATTTTTATGCCAATACCTTTAGTTATTGGCAGTACGTTGATCTTATGGTGTATTGGGCAGGCTCTGCCGGTGAAGGTATTATTGTGCCGCCTAGTGCGGACGTCATTGACGCTGCCCATAAAAATGGCGTACCGATTTTAGGAAACGTTTTCTTCCCTCCGACTGTTTATGGCGGGAAGGCAGAATGGGTCAACCAAATGCTGACCCAGCGGGAGGATGGAACCTTCCCAGCAGCGGACAAATTGCTTGAAGCGGCAAACTATTATGGGTTTGACGGCTGGTTCATAAACCAGGAAACCGAAGGCGGGAACGTCCAGACTGCTATAAAAATGCAGGAATTCCTTGTGTATCTTCAAAAACATAAACCGCAAGATATGCAAATCATGTGGTACGATTCGATGACGAAGGATGGCCGAATTAATTGGCAAAATGCGTTAACGGATAAAAATAGCAGTTTTTTACAGGACGGCAACAAGCGTGTTTCTGACAGCATGTTTTTAAACTTCTGGTGGCGCGATCAGCAATCTTCCGCGGCTAAGGCGCAGGAACTCGGCAGAAGCCCGTATGACTTGTTTACCGGGATTGATGTGGAAGCGAATGGAACAAACACAACTATTCCTTGGCAGGGAATCTTCCCTGAGGGCAAAGCACCCCTAACTTCTTTAGGAATTTATCGTCCGGACTGGGCTTTCAAAACAGCGGAAACCATGGAACAGTTTTACCAGAAGGAAAATGAATTCTGGGTTGGCAAGTCTGGAAATCCTGCGTCCACCAATGAGAACGGTACGTGGAAAGGAATGGCCCATTATTTCACGGCCAAAACGGCTGTCGAGGAACTTCCTTTTGTCACTCATTTTAATACCGGCAGCGGTAAGTTCTTTGCAGTAGATGGACAGACGGTAAGCGAACAGTCATGGAATAACCGCAGCCTGCAGGATCTTCTGCCGACCTGGCGCTGGCTGAAAGAGGGCGGACAGGCGGTTGACGTTGATTTTGATTGGGAAACTTCTTATTACGGCGGAAGCTCCTTAAAGCTTTCAGGTGCGATTGATGCAAACAATCCAACACAGATTAAGCTTTATAAAACCAACCTGCCGATTCAAAAGGATACGGAAATCGCCCTGACTTATAAAACAGATTTGAAAAAGCCAAACATGAAGCTTGGGGTCAGCTTCACCGACAATCCTGACCAATTTGTCTTTTTCGATGTGAAAAAGCAAAGTCATCAGCAATGGATGACCGATTCGTTTAAATTGAAAAAATACAGTGATAAAAACATCGCAGCCATCTCGCTTTTAGTGGAAAGTGACAGCGGGGTGAAGGACTTTACGACAAATATTGGTGAAATCAAGGTTTATAACAAACAAGAGAAGCACAACCGGGTCCAAGCACCAAAGCAAGGTAAGGTAAGTAATACTGAGTTTAACAAAGGAATCTATGCGGATGTGGCTCTTGCTTGGGAGCCGTCTAATTCCGATGTAAGCCACTATGAAATTTACCGGACGCTGCCAAACCACGAAAAAGAGTTTGTCGGTGCCACACCTAATCATGTGTATTACCTTTCCAAACTAAGACGAAACGGAAAGGAAAGCAGTACCGATTTGGAAATTGTTGCTGTGAACAAAGAGTTTAAACGAAGCGAGCCTGCAGCTGTAACGTTCGACTGGCCGTCCTATCCAAAGCCTAAAGCGGATTTCCGAGCAGATCAAACGGTAGCAGCACCTGGGGATAAGATCCAATTTTTCGATACTTCCTCTGAGGTAACAGAAGCAGTGGAATGGCATTTTGAAGGCGGTACACCGTCTGTGAGCAATGAGAAAAACCCGGTTGTCACCTATGAAAAAGAAGGCGTCTACCCTGTTACCTTGATTGCGAAAAACAGTGAAGGTGAAAGTATTCTAACTAAAGAAGCGATGATTACCATTTCTGCAGCTGCCAAGGATATTAAAAATGTTGCGTTGAATAAGATGGCCATTGCGAGCGGACAATGTGCTCCGAGTGAAGCGGCACAATATGCTTTGGATGGAAACGTAAAAAGTAAATGGTGCGCCTTAGGGGATGCCCCTCATTGGCTAAAGGTTGATCTTGGCGGTCAATATTCGATTGCAAAATTCGTTATTCACCATGCTCAGGCCGGCGGGGAACCGGGTGCCTTTAATACCCAGGCATTCAGAATTGAAGTAAGTACGGACGGAGAAAACTGGACAGAGGCTATGAAAGTAACAGATAATTCAGCAGCTGTCTCAGAACATAGCATCACCTTAACCAATGCACGCTTTATCCGGTTATGGACGGACAAGCCAACCCAAGGCGGCGACCAAGCTGCACGAATCTATGAATTTGAGGTTTATGGATTTCCAACAAAATAG